The DNA region GCGGTCAGATCGCCGCCGATCCACGCGCGGCCGGTCGGCATGATCCGCCGGGCGACCCCCAGGTAACTGTTCAGCGCGCTGAACAGGATTTCACGGTCGTTCTGGTGCGGCGCGTCGAAGACCAGCCGTTCGTAGACGTCGGCCAGATCGGCGGGATGGCGGCCAGGAGGCAGCAGGTTGTGCGGCGTCCAATAGGGGAGCGCCAATCGGAGCCTCCTTCGTGTGCCGGAGCTCCCGATCGAAGAAACGTACCCGGCGTCCCGCTCACAGTGCGTAGCCGAATTTACCAGGCGAGTGTCAGCCGCCCTGCCCCGGCCGGTGCCCGGCGGGCGGCCAGTCCTCGTCGCTCGGCCAGACCGGTTCGGGTTCGTGCGTGCCTTCGCCGTTGCGGGCGGCGGGTTCCGGCTGCTCCGGGTGGTAGGCCCGCACCGGTTCCGGGATCAGCTGACCCTCGCGATGGCCTTCCGCCTCCTGGTCGTACGGCTCGTCGTCGTCCTGGATCCGCGCGGGCGGGAGGAACTGCGTCCGTTCGGTGGAGAGCAGCTCGGGCACGGGTTCGGGATCCGGTTCGCGCTCGACCGGGACCCCGGTGGCGCGCACCGGCTCGGGTGCCGCCGGTTCCGTGGCAGGCCGCTCGCGTCGTTCGCCGCGCATCAGCAGCCAGGTGACACCGCAGCCGAGGGCGAACGAGATGAGCAGCCAGAGCCAGATCTGCCCGAAAAGCCAGAGCATCAGGCCATCACCTCTGTTCCGCCGTGATGTCGACGCGGCGGCCCTCGCCGCTCGCGCCGTCGGAGTTCCTGCGCTGGGTGGAGTACGCCTGGTCGCGTTTGACCCCGCTGCGCTCCAGCAGCCGTTCCACCGTGAGCGCCCGGTTCAGCGCGAGCTTCCGGTCCGAACCGGTCGCGACCGACCCGGTGATCCGGAACCGCAGTTCGCGGGGCGCGTCGGTGAGCAGCTTCGCGATCTCCAGCGCGCCGCGTTCGCCGTCCGCGGTGAGTTCGGTGGTGTCCGGTTCGAAGGTGATCGGCGTGGCCGCCAGCAGGCGGTCGATCTCCGCCTGGAACCCGGCCTTGTCCACCGGTTTGGCCGAGGTCGGCGCCGGGCTGGGCGAGGGGCTCGGCGGAGCGGGCGGGCCCGACGGCTCACCGCTGGTCGTCACCGGGCCCGCGGGCGGCGCGGTGTCACCGGAGATCTCGACCGTCCGGACGCCGTCGATCCGCTGGATGGCGTCGATCGCCTGCGCGGCCTTGTCCGGCGGGAAACCGGTGAGGTTGGCGTCGCGGCCGGAGAAGCTCACCTGGCCGCCGGAGACGCCGACGTCGGCGAGCGCGTCCTTGGCGCGTGCCGCCAGCTCGGCCTCGATGTCGTCCGAGGCCGACCAGACGGTGATCGCCGTCAAGGCGAGCGTGACCAGCAGCGCTGTAGGCAGCAAGCGGCTCCAGCGTGTACCGGGCATAAAGGGACTGTAAGCCGCGTCAGTCCGGTTGGCGAACCGGCTTTCACCACCTCCGGCGCTCCCCGCGAAGTGCCGCGTACCCGGTCTGGCCTGCGACGTCGGTGTGGCCCGTGGTCGGCCGCCTGCCTCGCCGTGGTCGGCACATGACCCTTCTGGGTGACATCGATCGGCGCCCCTGAAGTCCGTGAAGGCCTCCTTGAGGGACTCTGGGTCCCTCAAGGAGGCCTTCACGGACTTGTGGGGGTTCAGCTCGCGTGGTGGTGGATCTCCCGCAGATCCTTGGCCGGCAGGGTGACGCCCGCCGGCTCGATCTGTTCCAGCGGGAGCAGCGGCGCGAGTTCGGGGCGCTTCGGGGACAGGCCGTCGCCCATGGACTCGCCCTTGAGCTGACGCCGGATCCACGGCAGCAGATGCGCCTTCGTCCATTCGAGGTCCGAGCGGCGCGACGTGATCCAGGTACTCGGCTGCTCGGACGCCGGCCACGGCTCACGCCAGTCGTCGGCGACCGGGACGCCGAGGACCTCGGCCGCGCGCAGCGCGATCCGCCGGTGGGCCTCGGGGGTGAAGTGCAGCCGGTCGTCGCTCCAGGCGCGGCGGTCGTGCAGCGGGGCCATCGCCCACATGTCGACCATCTTGGCGCCGTGCCGGTCGGCGATCGCCCACAGATGCGCGTTGTAGATGCCGACCTTCCCCCGGAGGACGTGCATCACGGACAGGTACTTGGTGTCCGGCCCGTTGAAGATGAGCACCGGGATCCCGGCCTCGCGCAGCTTGGCGACCCCCGCCTCCAGCCGCGCGGCGACGGCGTCCACGTCCGCGCCGGGCACGATGATGTCGTTGCCGCCCGCGCACAGGGTGACCAGGTCGGGCTTCACTTCGAGGGCGATGGGCAGCTGCTCTTCGAGGATCTCGTCGAGCATCTTCCCGCGGAGGGCGAGGTTCGCGTATTGGAAGTCCGGCCTGCCTTCGGCGAGGATCTCCGCCAGCCTGTCCGCCCAGCCCCTGAAGGTGCCGTCGGGCAGGTCGTCGTTCAGTCCTTCGGTGAAGCTGTCACCGATCGCCACATAGCTGTCGAATCCATACACGTTGGGTCCCCTTCCGTCCGTGTGCCCCCGGTTGGTACTTGTACACCACAACTAACAGCTGAGAGCGCCCCTGCAATCCCACCTGGCCGAAACCCGTGGTTCAGCCCGTTGACACAGTCTCTTATTTTGTCGGACGTCCATGCATCTCCATTACCGGGATGTACACTCCTGTGCTGCGGAGATTCCCCTCAAGTGGGCGTAAACCGGACACGGTATGTGGCGAACATCTCCCCGCCCGGGTGTTCGGGCTCAGAGATCCGGCAGGCTGTAAGGGTGACCTCACGACCCCCGCGCGAGTCGCTCGCCCAGATCCTCGGCGGGCGGCGTGGCGCCATCGACGCGAGCATTCCGCCCGCGGCCTTCGTCCTGGGCTGGCTGCTCGCCGGTCAGTCGATCGCCTGGGGCTCCGGGGCGGCCATCGGGGTGGCGGTGCTGCTCGGCGGCTACCGGGTCGCGCGGGGCGACAAGGCCCGCGCGGTCGTGGTGAGCCTCGCCGCGGTGATCGCCGCCGCGCTGATCGCGTTGCACACCGGCCGCGCCGAAGACTTCTTCCTCATCCAGCTGCTGTCCAATGTGGCCAGCGCGCTGCTGTGGGCGGCCAGCATCGTGGTCCGGTGGCCGCTGCTCGGCGTCGTGGTCGGGCTCGTCATCGGGCAGAAGACCCGCTGGCGCCGTGATCCCGCGCTGCTTCGCGCGTATTCGCGGGCGAGCTGGGTGTGGGTCTTCCTGCAGTACACCTTGCGGGTCGCGGTGTACGGCTCGCTGTGGTGGAGCGGGCAGGTGGTCGCGCTCGGCATCGCGCGGACGGTGCTTTCCTGGCCGCTGGTCGCGGTGACGGTCGCGGTGAGCGGCTGGGTGCTCTACCGCACGCTGCCGCCGGAACATCCCGGTCTGCGGGTGGTGGAGGAAAACGAAGATCCCTCGGATTCCGAGCCCGGTGGGCTGCCCAGGACATAAGGCGGCCCCCGGCGAGGGGGGAGGGTCCGGGGGCCGGGTCCTACGGTACCCGGAGTTCGGCCCCGGAGTCGATGGTTTGGTCTTTTCGGGCTCGTCCCGGGTGTTTTTTCACCGGAGCACCGGCCGCGGTGCCCCTTCCCCATAGGCGTCGACGGCGGCCAGCCAAGCGGCTCCGAGGACGCCGTCGGTGCTGGTCAGGACCTCGATGCCGTCGAGTTCGGCGCGGACCTTCGCCCCCACCGGGCCCTCCGGCGACAGCACGCCGCCCACCAGGACGATCGGCGTCGTCTCCCCGGGATCCCGCGTGGTCATGACGTTCGTCACCAACAGGGTCGCCGCGCGACTGGTGATCTCGTCCGCCGCCGGGTCGCCTTCGCGGTAGGCCTCGCTGACGAACGGGGCGAATCTGGCGAGCCGGATCGGCGCTTCGGAATTGGCGCTCGTGATGAGCGCGCGCCACAGCGAGGCCCCGGCCGCTGGGTCCACTGCGGACGGTCCGAGCGCTTCGGTGAGCACGGCGCGCGCGAGCGGACCGGGTTCGCCGCCGCGGCCCAGAACATCCAAAGTGGATCGAACGGCTTCCCGGCCGAGCCAGTACGCCGAACCTTCGTCACCGAGCAACCAGCCGTAGCCGCCGGCCGTGGAGACCATCCGCCTGCCGCGGATCCGGCCGGCGATCGAGCCGGTGCCCGCCACGAGGACCGAACCGTCCGGCGAGGAGGTCGCCGACGCGTAGGCGACCTCCGGGTCGGGGACCGTCCGCACCGGACCGATCCCCGCGTCCTTCCAAGCGGCTTCGAAGATCTCCGCGATCGACGGATCACTCAGCTTGCTGACGCCCGCCATGCCGACGACGCACGCCGCCGTCTCGGCCGGGTCGAGCCCGCCGAGCGCGCCGTTGATCGCGCTCGCGATGCGCGCGGCGGCTTCCGCCGGTGGATGGGAATTGGGATTCGCGCCGCCCGCGCGCCCGGTGCCGAGGACGGCGCCGGAGGCGTCGACGGCGATCGCTCGCGTCGACGTGCCTCCGGCGTCCACACCGATGACGTGATTCACCGGGTCTTGGTCACCTTGAGCAGCCCACGCGGGCTGTCCGGGTCACCGCCGCGCGCCAGCGAAAGACCGAGCGCGATCCGCTGGATCGGCAGGATCTCCAGGATCGGGGCGACCTCTTCGGCGGACGGCGCGACGCCGATCCGCAACGCCGCGGGGACGTCGGCCGAAGCCGAGCCGACCGCGAGCACGTCCGCGCCGCGTTTGCCGACGGCTTCGAGGACCTCCTGCATCGCGCCCACTCCGTGGCCCTGGCTCGTCACGGCCAGCACGGCGGTCTCACCGTCGACCGCGGCGACCGGGCCGTGCAACAGGTCCGCGCCGCTGTACGCGCGGGCGGCGAGGTAGCTGGTTTCCGCCAGCTTCAAGGAACCTTCCAGCGCCGAGGCGTAGGAGTAGCCGCGGCCGGTGGTGAGCACCCGGTCGACGAAGCGGTAGCGGTCCACCGCGCGCTGCACGCTCTCGACGGAGCCGTCGAGGGTCTGCTGTGCGAGCTCGCCCAGCTTCTCCGCGTCCTCGCCCTTGCCGCCGCGGACCGCGTCGATCAGAAGGTAAAGCGAAAGCAAGGTGGCCGAGTAGGTCTTGGTGGCGGCCACGGCCTTTTCCAGCCCCGCGCCGATGTCGACGCCGAGTTCGGCGGCGGCGCGCAGCGGGGATTCCGGGGTGTTGGTGACCGAGACGGTCAGCGCTCCCTGGCGACGCGCGGTTTCGGTGACCTCGATGAGATCCGGAGAACCACCGCTTTGGCTTACTGTGATGAAGAGAACGTCCCGCAGATCGGGACGGGCGCCGTACAGAGTCGCGGTGGAGGGTGAGACGAGACCGCAGGGGAGACCGAGGAGTACTTCGATCAGGTACTTCGCATACAGGGCGGCGTGGTCGCTGGAGCCCCGGGCGGCGAGGAGTGCGAACCTGGGCGGGCGCTTGGAGATGGCTTCGGCCACCTCGGCGATTTCGGCCTGTCGCTCCACGATTCCTGCCAGAATGGCGGGTTGCTGGGAGATCTCCGCGGCCATGTGCTCGCCGGGGCGCTGTTCGGTCATCTCGTTCCCTTCCACCGGGACGTACTTCGTCCCCCGAGTAGGTCTAGACCAATGCTAGCCCGAATGGACGTTTGTGGAGAAGGGTACGTTTCCTAGCGGGGACGGTGCGCGTTCGAGTGGGAAGGCTTAGGGAGTCGGTCATGTTGGAGACAACCACCGCGAGTGAGGCGGGCGCTACGGCAGGGATGCGCGGACAGCGCGAACCCAAGTACTGGGCGCTGAAACAGCATCTGCTCGATCTGCTCGACGCGTTGCCCCCGGGCTCGCCGATTCCGACGGAACGGGCACTAGCGGGGGAATTCACCGTTTCGCGCACCACGGTCCGGCAGGCCCTCGCCGACCTCACCGCCGAGGGCAGGCTCCACCGCGTGCAGGGCAAGGGCACCTTCGCCGCCGAGCCGAAACTCGCGCAGCGTCTCCAGCTGTCGTCCTACACCGAGGACATGCGCAAGCAGGGACTCAAGCCTTCTTCCAAGCTCCTGGAGATCGACGAACTGCCCGTCGAAGCCGATCTGGCGAAACTGCTCGGAATCCGGGTGGGTGCGAAGATTCTTCGCCTTCGCCGCCTCCGGCTCGCCGATTCGCAGCCGATGGCCCTCGAGACCACGCATCTCCCGCTCGGCCGGTTCCGCGGTTTGCGCAAACACGTTTCCGCAGGTGGCTCCCTGTACGCCGTGTTGAGGGAGCACTACGGCGTCGAGCTCGAAAGGGCCGAGGAAACCATCGAGACCGCCCTCGCCGGACCGCACGAGGCGGAGATGCTCGGCGCCGACGTCGGAATGCCGATGTTGCTCCTTTCGAGGCATTCCTTCGCCACCGACGGAAAACCGGTCGAGTTCGCGCGCGCGATCTACCGGGGCGACCGTTACAAGTTCGTCACCACGCTGCTTCCTTGAGCGCGCGCTGACGGAAACGTTTCGCAGGGCGCGGGCGCCCTACAAAACGTTTCCGTGGCCTTCGGCCAAAAGAGGGCGCGCGCTGTGCGGACTCTCCTTCGCGCTGGCGCGCGTCGGAGAGTCAGGTCCCCCGGTTCCGTTGATTCGGTCGCCTTTTGTCTGACACGTCAGGCAATTTGCTGTGGCTTGGTGCAGTTCGGCGTGATTCAGTCGTGGGGTGACTGATCTAGGGGCGGGGATTCGGTGGGGGACGCCGGTGGCGCGCGGCGTGCTCGCCACGACCATCGTCGGCTCGGGGATGGCGATGCTCGACGGGACGATCATCAACGTCGCGCTCCCGAGGATCGGCGAAGAACTCGAAGCGTCCGTCGCGGGCCTTCAATGGATCCTCGACGGCTACCTGCTCGCGCTCGCCGCGCTGATCCTCGTCGCCGGATCGCTCGGGGACCGCTACGGCCGCCGTCGCATGTTCCTCGTCGGCGTCGTCTGGTTCGGCGTCGCCTCCGGGCTGTGCGCCGCCGCGACGACCACCGAGATGCTCGTCGCGACCCGGATCCTCCAAGGGATCGGGGGAGCTTTGCTCACGCCGGGCTCCCTCGCGATCCTGCAAGCGTCCTTCGCCCACGACGACCGGGCCCGCGCGATCGGCGCCTGGTCCGGCCTCGGGGGTATCGCGGCGGCGATCGGCCCGCTGCTCGGCGGGATCCTCGTGCAGGTGTGGTCGTGGCGGCTGGCGTTCCTGATCAACCTGCCGCTGGCCGCCGTCTGCGTCCTGCTCGCCCGGCGCTACGTGCCCGAGTCCCGCGACGAGGAGGCGACCGGGCGTCCCGACTTCCTCGCCGCCGCCGTCGGCGCGATCGGGCTCGCCGGTCTCACCGGCGCGCTGGTGGAAGCGCCGGGACGCGGCATCGGCGACGCCGTCGTCCTGGTGGCGATCGTGCTCGGCGTCGCGGGGCTGGCGGCGTTCCTGGTGATCCAGCATCGCTCCGCCGATCCGCTGGTGCCGCCGAAACTGTTCCGCGACCGGACGTTCAGCCTCGCCAACGCGCTGACCTTCGTCGTCTACGCGGCCCTCGGCGGCGTGATGATGCTGATGGTCATGCAGCTTCAGGTGTCGCTGGGCTATTCGCCGACCGCGGCCGGGCTGGCCGGGCTGCCGATCACCGTCATCATGCTGCTGTTCTCCGGCCGGTCGGGTGCGCTCGCGCAGAAGATCGGGCCGCGTACGCAACTGGTCGCCGGCCCGATCCTGGTCGGCGCCGGCATGCTCCTGCTGATGCGGGTCGGGCCGGGATCTTCGTACCTGGGTTCGGTGCTGCCCGCCGTCGTCGTGTTCGGCGCCGGGCTGGCGACGGTCGTCGCGCCGGTGACCGCGACGGTGCTGGCCGCCGCGCCCGACCGGTACGCCGGCGTCGCCTCCGGGGTCAACAACGCCATCGCCCGGTCCGGTGGCCTGCTCGCGATCGCCGTCCTGCCCGCCGTCGCCGGACTGTCCGGTGCCGCGTACACCGATCCGGTCGCGTTGACCGCGGGCTGGCGGACGGCGTTGCTGGTGTGCGCGGCACTGGCGATCGGCGGCGGGCTGATCGCGCTCGGCATCCACAACGGCGTCCTCGACACGCCTTCCGGCGGCGACGCCGACGAGTCACCGCATCCGGGCGAATGTCTCCATTGCGGGGTCGACTCGCCCCCGACGCACGTCCGCCCCGGGCATCACACGTGATCAGACGGACGACACGCGTGACTGGGTGGACGTCACGCGTGTCGTCCTTCCAATCACGTGTGTCGTCCGTCTGGACACATGTGTCGTCCTAAGCGAGGAGGTCGGCGAGGGTCGCCGGGTCCAGATTGCCGCCCGAAACGACCGAAACGACCTTGCCCGGCGGCAGCACGTCATGGTGCGAGAGGAACGCGGCGGTCGCGGTGGCGCCGCTCGGCTCGGCGACCAGCCGCGCGCGGTGCGCCAGCGTCCGGACGGCCTCCCGGATCTCCTCCTCCGAAACGGTGATGACGTCGTCGA from Amycolatopsis sp. EV170708-02-1 includes:
- a CDS encoding cell envelope biogenesis protein OmpA, encoding MPGTRWSRLLPTALLVTLALTAITVWSASDDIEAELAARAKDALADVGVSGGQVSFSGRDANLTGFPPDKAAQAIDAIQRIDGVRTVEISGDTAPPAGPVTTSGEPSGPPAPPSPSPSPAPTSAKPVDKAGFQAEIDRLLAATPITFEPDTTELTADGERGALEIAKLLTDAPRELRFRITGSVATGSDRKLALNRALTVERLLERSGVKRDQAYSTQRRNSDGASGEGRRVDITAEQR
- a CDS encoding SGNH/GDSL hydrolase family protein, with amino-acid sequence MYGFDSYVAIGDSFTEGLNDDLPDGTFRGWADRLAEILAEGRPDFQYANLALRGKMLDEILEEQLPIALEVKPDLVTLCAGGNDIIVPGADVDAVAARLEAGVAKLREAGIPVLIFNGPDTKYLSVMHVLRGKVGIYNAHLWAIADRHGAKMVDMWAMAPLHDRRAWSDDRLHFTPEAHRRIALRAAEVLGVPVADDWREPWPASEQPSTWITSRRSDLEWTKAHLLPWIRRQLKGESMGDGLSPKRPELAPLLPLEQIEPAGVTLPAKDLREIHHHAS
- a CDS encoding DUF3159 domain-containing protein, producing MTSRPPRESLAQILGGRRGAIDASIPPAAFVLGWLLAGQSIAWGSGAAIGVAVLLGGYRVARGDKARAVVVSLAAVIAAALIALHTGRAEDFFLIQLLSNVASALLWAASIVVRWPLLGVVVGLVIGQKTRWRRDPALLRAYSRASWVWVFLQYTLRVAVYGSLWWSGQVVALGIARTVLSWPLVAVTVAVSGWVLYRTLPPEHPGLRVVEENEDPSDSEPGGLPRT
- a CDS encoding N-acetylglucosamine kinase — protein: MNHVIGVDAGGTSTRAIAVDASGAVLGTGRAGGANPNSHPPAEAAARIASAINGALGGLDPAETAACVVGMAGVSKLSDPSIAEIFEAAWKDAGIGPVRTVPDPEVAYASATSSPDGSVLVAGTGSIAGRIRGRRMVSTAGGYGWLLGDEGSAYWLGREAVRSTLDVLGRGGEPGPLARAVLTEALGPSAVDPAAGASLWRALITSANSEAPIRLARFAPFVSEAYREGDPAADEITSRAATLLVTNVMTTRDPGETTPIVLVGGVLSPEGPVGAKVRAELDGIEVLTSTDGVLGAAWLAAVDAYGEGAPRPVLR
- a CDS encoding SIS domain-containing protein, producing the protein MTEQRPGEHMAAEISQQPAILAGIVERQAEIAEVAEAISKRPPRFALLAARGSSDHAALYAKYLIEVLLGLPCGLVSPSTATLYGARPDLRDVLFITVSQSGGSPDLIEVTETARRQGALTVSVTNTPESPLRAAAELGVDIGAGLEKAVAATKTYSATLLSLYLLIDAVRGGKGEDAEKLGELAQQTLDGSVESVQRAVDRYRFVDRVLTTGRGYSYASALEGSLKLAETSYLAARAYSGADLLHGPVAAVDGETAVLAVTSQGHGVGAMQEVLEAVGKRGADVLAVGSASADVPAALRIGVAPSAEEVAPILEILPIQRIALGLSLARGGDPDSPRGLLKVTKTR
- a CDS encoding GntR family transcriptional regulator, encoding MLETTTASEAGATAGMRGQREPKYWALKQHLLDLLDALPPGSPIPTERALAGEFTVSRTTVRQALADLTAEGRLHRVQGKGTFAAEPKLAQRLQLSSYTEDMRKQGLKPSSKLLEIDELPVEADLAKLLGIRVGAKILRLRRLRLADSQPMALETTHLPLGRFRGLRKHVSAGGSLYAVLREHYGVELERAEETIETALAGPHEAEMLGADVGMPMLLLSRHSFATDGKPVEFARAIYRGDRYKFVTTLLP
- a CDS encoding MFS transporter, producing MTDLGAGIRWGTPVARGVLATTIVGSGMAMLDGTIINVALPRIGEELEASVAGLQWILDGYLLALAALILVAGSLGDRYGRRRMFLVGVVWFGVASGLCAAATTTEMLVATRILQGIGGALLTPGSLAILQASFAHDDRARAIGAWSGLGGIAAAIGPLLGGILVQVWSWRLAFLINLPLAAVCVLLARRYVPESRDEEATGRPDFLAAAVGAIGLAGLTGALVEAPGRGIGDAVVLVAIVLGVAGLAAFLVIQHRSADPLVPPKLFRDRTFSLANALTFVVYAALGGVMMLMVMQLQVSLGYSPTAAGLAGLPITVIMLLFSGRSGALAQKIGPRTQLVAGPILVGAGMLLLMRVGPGSSYLGSVLPAVVVFGAGLATVVAPVTATVLAAAPDRYAGVASGVNNAIARSGGLLAIAVLPAVAGLSGAAYTDPVALTAGWRTALLVCAALAIGGGLIALGIHNGVLDTPSGGDADESPHPGECLHCGVDSPPTHVRPGHHT